The following are encoded in a window of Pseudomonas sp. JQ170C genomic DNA:
- a CDS encoding DUF1302 domain-containing protein, protein MTKTTKRGVFQPSLLALAVTVATVASTEAHAVDFTIGEIQGSFDSSLSIGASWSTANPDKQFISNNNSQGVSGGESASRTTDDNRLNFKKGETFSKIFKGVHDLELKYGDSGAFVRGKYWYDFELMDESRPFYDINDAGRDRAAKSSGAMFLDSFVYHNYTLGDQVGAVRLGKQVVSWGESTFIGNSINSINPVDVAALRRPGAEVKEGLIPVNLLYVSQGLADNITAEAFYQLEWDKSVLDNCGTFFGTDGVPQGCNDRLVVAGLDLPPGVASNTGGLAALAAGTDNAYIPRLKDKDASDSGQYGLALRWYVPELNDTEFGAYAMNYHSRSPYLSINQMTSAAGGVASARSVRYFIDYPEDIRLYGLSFQTNIEGVSLGGEVSYRPNMPLQLNTADLLSAATFGATSPLIGTGFAGRTLGAEVNGYKRMPVTQAQVTATQFFDQVLGASRLTLVGEVGYNHINGLGKADGSDLRFGRSPSFGSGELQGATGPATCAGTAVGTPSASNPAQECNGHGFYTSNSWGYRLRGKLDYQNVFAGINLSPNLAWSHDVEGYGPNFDEGSKAVSLGLDADYLNTYTASLSYTDYFGGDFNTNVDRDYVALSFGVNF, encoded by the coding sequence ATGACAAAAACAACAAAGCGCGGCGTCTTCCAGCCAAGCCTGCTGGCCTTAGCGGTAACGGTGGCCACTGTCGCGAGCACTGAAGCTCACGCGGTTGATTTCACTATCGGGGAAATCCAGGGCTCGTTCGACTCATCGTTGTCGATCGGCGCCAGCTGGTCGACGGCCAACCCGGACAAGCAATTCATTTCCAACAACAACTCCCAGGGTGTCAGCGGAGGTGAGTCCGCCTCGCGCACCACCGACGACAACCGCCTGAACTTCAAAAAGGGTGAAACCTTCTCGAAGATCTTCAAGGGCGTGCACGACCTGGAGTTGAAGTACGGCGACAGCGGCGCCTTTGTACGCGGCAAGTATTGGTATGACTTCGAGCTGATGGACGAAAGCCGCCCGTTCTACGACATCAATGACGCGGGACGTGATCGCGCGGCCAAGTCGTCGGGCGCGATGTTCCTCGACAGCTTCGTCTACCACAACTACACCCTCGGCGATCAGGTCGGCGCCGTGCGCCTGGGCAAGCAAGTGGTCAGCTGGGGCGAAAGCACCTTCATCGGCAACTCGATCAACAGCATCAACCCGGTGGATGTCGCAGCCTTGCGCCGGCCGGGCGCGGAAGTGAAAGAAGGCCTGATACCGGTCAACCTGCTCTACGTGTCCCAGGGCCTGGCCGACAACATCACCGCCGAAGCCTTCTATCAGTTGGAGTGGGACAAATCCGTTCTCGACAACTGCGGAACGTTCTTTGGTACCGACGGCGTGCCGCAAGGCTGCAATGACCGCCTGGTGGTCGCCGGCCTTGACCTGCCGCCGGGCGTGGCCAGCAACACCGGCGGCCTGGCCGCCCTCGCCGCGGGGACCGACAATGCTTACATCCCGCGCCTCAAAGACAAGGACGCCAGTGACAGCGGCCAGTACGGCCTCGCCCTGCGCTGGTACGTGCCGGAGCTCAACGACACCGAGTTCGGCGCCTACGCGATGAACTATCACAGCCGCAGCCCGTACCTGAGCATCAACCAGATGACCAGCGCGGCGGGCGGCGTCGCCTCGGCGCGCAGCGTTCGCTACTTCATCGACTATCCCGAAGACATTCGCCTGTATGGCCTGAGCTTCCAGACCAACATCGAGGGTGTGTCGCTGGGCGGCGAAGTCAGCTACCGGCCGAACATGCCGTTGCAGCTGAACACCGCCGACCTGCTCTCCGCCGCCACCTTTGGTGCCACCTCGCCGCTGATCGGCACCGGTTTTGCCGGTCGTACCCTGGGTGCCGAGGTCAATGGCTACAAGCGCATGCCCGTGACCCAGGCACAGGTGACCGCAACGCAGTTCTTCGATCAGGTACTGGGCGCCAGCCGTCTGACCCTGGTGGGCGAAGTGGGTTACAACCACATCAACGGCCTGGGCAAGGCAGATGGTTCGGACCTGCGCTTCGGTCGCAGCCCGTCCTTCGGCTCCGGCGAGCTGCAAGGCGCCACGGGCCCGGCCACCTGCGCCGGCACTGCCGTGGGCACGCCGTCGGCCAGCAACCCGGCACAGGAATGCAACGGCCACGGCTTCTACACCAGCAACAGCTGGGGCTATCGACTGCGCGGCAAGCTGGATTACCAGAACGTGTTCGCCGGCATCAACCTGTCACCCAACCTCGCCTGGTCCCATGACGTCGAAGGTTATGGCCCCAACTTCGATGAAGGTTCCAAGGCCGTCAGCCTCGGTCTGGATGCTGACTACCTGAACACCTACACCGCCAGCCTGAGTTACACCGATTACTTCGGTGG